The following are from one region of the Nicotiana tomentosiformis chromosome 7, ASM39032v3, whole genome shotgun sequence genome:
- the LOC104090378 gene encoding fimbrin-5-like has product MSGFVGVVVSDQWLQSQFTQVELRGLHSKYVSARNESGKVTLGDLPHVMCKLKAFKDILTEDDISHILSESSSDMTEEIDFESFLRAYLDLQGRATAKLGNTKLKTSSSFLKARTTTIRHNISESEKTSYVAHINSFLRDDKFLKDYLPIDPSTNALFDLAKDGVLLCKLINVAVPGTIDERAINTKKVLNPWERNENHTLCLNSAKAIGCTVVNIGTQDLVEARPHLVVGLISQIIKIQLLADLNLKKTPQLVELVEDSKDVEELLGLPPEKVLLKWMNFHLKKAGYKKQVNNFSSDLKDGEAYAHLLNVLAPEHGTTTTLDTKDPTERANLILEQAEKMDCKRYVTPQDIVEGSTNLNLAFVAQIFQHRNGLSVDTKKISFAEMMEDDAQTSREERCFRLWMNSLGIDTYINNLFEDVRAGWVLLEVLDKISPGSVNWKQATKPPIKMPFRKVENCNQVIRIGKELNFSLVNVAGNDIVQGNKKLILAFLWQLMRFTMLQLLKNLRFHAQGKEITDADILNWANSKVKSAGRKSQMESFKDKSLSNGMFFLELLSAVEPRVVNWSVVTKGETDEDKKLNATYIISVARKLGCSIFLLPEDIIEVNQKMILTLTASIMFWSLQHKGGTPETILEEDSAASDESPAAAADGENASS; this is encoded by the exons atgtCTGGTTTTGTTGGTGTTGTTGTTTCTGATCAATGGCTTCAGAGCCAATTCACCCAAGTCGAGCTTCGTGGCCTCCATTCCAAA TATGTTTCTGCGAGGAATGAATCTGGAAAGGTCACACTGGGAGATCTGCCGCACGTTATGTGCAAACTTAAGGCCTTCAAAGATATTCTTACTGAGGATGACATTAGCCACATATTAAGCGAGTCATCTTCTGATATGACTGAAGAAATCGATTTTGAATCCTTTCTTCGG GCGTATCTAGATTTACAAGGACGAGCTACTGCTAAATTGGGTAATACAAAATTAAAAACGTCGTCCTCATTCCTCAAGGCCAGAACCACCACAATTCGTCACAACATTAGTGAATCTGAAAAGACTTCATATGTTGCCCACATCAATAGCTTTCTCAGAGATGACAAGTTTTTGAAGGATTATCTTCCTATTGATCCATCTACCAATGCACTCTTTGATCTGGCGAAAGATGGTGTTCTTCTATG TAAGCTTATCAATGTTGCTGTCCCTGGTACTATAGATGAGCGCGCTATTAATACCAAAAAGGTTCTTAATCCGTGGGAGAGGAATGAGAACCACACTCTTTGCCTCAATTCCGCCAAGGCAATCGGTTGCACAGTGGTCAATATTGGCACCCAGGATTTAGTTGAAGCAAGA CCTCATCTGGTTGTTGGGCTGATTTCTCAAATTATCAAG ATACAACTATTAGCTGATCTCAATTTGAAGAAAACTCCGCAACTTGTGGAATTGGTGGAGGACAGCAAG GATGTGGAGGAGCTCTTGGGTTTGCCTCCAGAAAAGGTTTTACTGAAATGGATGAACTTCCATCTAAAGAAAGCAGGCTATAAGAAGCAAGTCAATAATTTTTCATCTGATTTAAAG GACGGAGAGGCCTATGCTCATTTGTTGAATGTTCTTGCACCTGAACATGGTACAACCACCACACTAGATACTAAAGATCCAACTGAAAGAGCAAATTTGATTCTTGAGCAAGCAGAGAAAATGGATTGCAAAAGATATGTTACTCCACAAGACATTGTAGAGGGATCCACAAACTTAAATCTTGCATTTGTTGCACAAATATTCCAACACAG GAATGGATTGTCAGTGGACACGAAGAAAATATCTTTTGCTGAGATGATGGAAGATGATGCTCAAACATCTCGAGAAGAAAGATGCTTCCGGTTGTGGATGAATAGCCTTGGAATTGATACTTACATAAACAATCTATTTGAGGATGTGCGAGCAGG GTGGGTGCTACTGGAGGTACTCGACAAGATTTCGCCAGGATCAGTCAACTGGAAGCAAGCAACAAAACCCCCTATTAAGATGCCTTTTAGGAAAGTTGAGAATTGCAACCAAGTCATAAGGATTGGAAAAGAACTGAATTTCTCCCTTGTCAATGTAGCTGGAAATGATATTGTACAAGGAAACAAAAAGCTCATATTAG CCTTTTTGTGGCAGCTAATGAGGTTTACAATGCTGCAACTGTTGAAGAACTTGAGGTTTCATGCCCAAGGAAAGGAGATAACAGATGCTGACATCTTAAATTGGGCAAACAGTAAAGTGAAGAGTGCAGGCAGAAAATCACAAATGGAAAGCTTCAAG GACAAAAGTCTATCAAATGGGATGTTCTTCCTAGAACTTCTTAGTGCAGTGGAGCCAAGGGTCGTGAATTGGAGCGTTGTAACTAAGGGAGAAACAG ACGAAGATAAGAAGCTTAATGCAACTTATATAATCAGTGTTGCGCGGAAACTTGGATGCTCCATCTTTTTATTGCCAGAGGATATAATTGAG GTAAACCAGAAGATGATCCTTACTCTCACAGCAAGCATCATGTTTTGGAGCTTGCAACACAAAGGTGGAACGCCAGAGACCATCCTTGAAGAAGACAGTGCTGCTTCCGATGAATCTCCAGCAGCAGCCGCTGATGGTGAGAATGCTTCTTCCTAA